CTCGATCGACGCCTTCAACATTCGCGTCATCGCATGGACGCGCGCGGTCAGCAGCCTGCCTTCGAACCCGGCGCGCGCCGCGTCGTCGGTGATTTTCTTGATCCGGTATTCGATCAGGATGCAGAAGCCGTCGAAATCCGACGCGGCGTCCGAGAACACCTTGTAGGCGGCGAAGGACGAATGCGCGACGCCGCTTTTGGCCTGGGCGATCGCCTCGTCGATGGCGAGAGATTTCTCGTCCAAGGCGCCCAGAAAGCGTTCGGCTTCGGCGGCGGGGTTGACAGTACGGGCCATGGCCTCAAAGGTGGCGAAAGGACGATATCCGCTTCTCTTAAACGCAGTCGATTAAACGACGATTAATCCTGATGGCGCAATTCACCCTGACCGAACTCGACGCGGCCGCGACGCTTTTGCATCGCGCGATACCGCCCACGCCCCAATATCATTGGCCGCTGCTCAGCGCGCGTGCGGGCGCCGAGATATGGGTGAAGCACGAAAATCACACGCCTGTCGGCGCCTTCAAGGTGCGCGGCGGGATTTTGCACATGGCCGACCTCGCCGCCGCCAAGCCCGGTTTGCCGGGCGTGATTTCGGCGACGCGCGGCAATCATGGCCAATCGATCGCTTTCGGGGCGGCGCGCGCGGGACTGAAGGCGACGATCGTCGTGCCGCACGGCAATTCCGTCGAAAAGAACGCCGCGATGCGCGCTTTGGGCGCCGAGCTGGTCGAACACGGGCACGATTTCCAGGCGGCGCTGGAACACGCGCGCGAACTGGCTTCGTCGCGCGGGCTGCATTTCGTCGGCTCGTTCCTGCCGGATCTGGTGCGCGGTGTGTCGACCTATGCGCTCGAATTCTTCCGGGCCGCGCCTGCGCTCGACCGCGTTTATGTGCCGATCGGGTTGGGCTCGGGCATTTGCGGCGTGATCGCCGCGCGCGATGCGTTGGGATTGAAGACCGAAGTGATCGGCGTGGTCGCGGAAAACGCACCCGCCTACGCGCTGTCGTTCGAAGCGCATAAGTCCGTCTCGACCAACACGGCCGACACGCTGGCCGACGGCATGGCGTGCCGCGTGCCCGTCGATGGCGCGCTGGAGATCATCTGGAAGGGAGCCGCGCGCATCGTGCGCGTTTCCGAAGCGCAGATCGAAGCGGCGATGCGCGCCTATTTCTCCGACACGCATAACGTCGCCGAAGGCGCGGGGGCGGCGGGGCTTGCGGCGGCCCTGGCCGAGAAGCCAATCAACGCCGGCAAGCGGATCGGGTTGATCCTGTCCGGCGGCAATGTCGACCGCGCGATGTTCGCGCGCATTCTTTCGCAAAAGGACGAAGCATGACCCGGGAGCTGTTCCGCGAGGATTCCTATCTCAAATCCTGCCGCGCGCGCGTGGTCGCGGCCGGGCCCGAGGGCGTCGTGCTCGACCAGACGGTGTTCTATCCGATGGGCGGCGGCCAGCCGGGCGACACGGGAACGCTGATTTTTGACGACGGCCAGCGCCTCGCGGTGACCGACACGCGCAAAGGCGAAGCGGGGATCGTGCATCTTCTCGCCCCCGGTTCGGAAGCCCCGGCGGTGGGCAGCGAACTGACCGCCGAGATCGATTGGGATCGCCGCCACCGCCACATGCGCATGCACACGAGTTTGCATTTGCTCTGCGCCGTCATCCCGGCAGGCGTCACCGGCGGGCAGATCGGGGCGGAGCGTTCGCGTTTGGATTTCGATCCCGGCGAGGTCGTGTTCGACAAGGACAAGATCGAGGCCGAGATCAACCGCCTGATCGGCGAGGATCATCACGTGGCGCCGCGCTGGATCGACGAGGCCGAGCTCGACGCCAAGCCCGATCTGGTGCGCACCATGTCGGTCAAGCCGCCGCGCGGTGCTGGCAAGATCCGCTTGCTCGATATCGCGAATGTGGATTTGCAGCCCTGCGGCGGGACACATGTCGCCCGGACCGGCGAAATCGGCCGCGTGGCGGTCGAAAAGATCGAAAGCAAAGGTAAACGCAATCGCCGGGTCGTTTTGGCCTTACACGATTAGGATTTGGAATAGCTTGCGCGCATTGCCCCGCATGCTTAACTAGGGGCGATGATCCCCGCCGAAACCCTTAAAACCATTCTGGTCGGCCATTCCGCTTTCCTGTTCGGAAAGCAGGGCGGCAAGCGCGCGGATATGCGCGGGCTGGATTTGCTGGGTCTCAAACTGAACGGTGTCAATCTTTCCGCCGCGTTGCTGGGCGACGCGCGCGTTGCGGAATGCGAATTGATCGGCTGCGACCTGTCGGACGCCGACGCGTTCTGCGCCGATTTCGGCACTGCGACGATGGTCGGCTGCGATCTGCGCCGTTTCGACGGGCGCGGGTCGAATTTCGCCAATGCCAAGCTGTCGGCTTGCGATTTGCGCAATGCGGATTTCCGGCCGGGTAAATCGGTCAAGATGTCCAGCGACCCGGAACGCAAATCGACATTCGACGGCGCCACGTTCGACGGCGTCGATATGGGCAAGGCGAAGCTCGATAACGCCAGTTTCGACAACGCGAGTTTCGCGTCGTCCAGCTTCGTCGATGCGGAAATGAACGGGGCGAGCTTCGCGGGCGCGGATTTGACCGGCTGCGATTTGTCGGGCGCGCGCCTCGCCAACGCCAATTTCCGGGGTGCGGCATTATGCGGCACGCGCATGGCCGGCTGCGACCTTCGCGGGGCGACGCTGACGGGTGCGAATGTCGCGGGCGCGTCGTTCGACGGTTCCAATATGGATCAGGCGAAGATGCCGATGCCTGCCGAAGGCACGGTGCCGCCCGATTCGCTGAAGGTGATGGTGCGCAACCACGCCGATTGGATGCGCTCGGGCGGGCGCGTGGGGGCGCGCGCCGCTTTCGCCGGCCTCGGCCTGCAAGGGGCCGATCTGGTCGGCGCCGATTTGTCGGGCGCCGCCTTCGACGGCGCGGATTTGTCGGGCGCCTCGCTGATGGGCGCACGGCTCGTGCTCGCGACCTTCATCAAGGTGCGGCTCGACGGCGCCATTCTCGACAACGCCGATCTCTCGGGGGCGGTGTTGATGGGCGCTTCGCTGCGCGGGGCGAAGCTGCGCAAGGCGATCCTGTTTCCCG
The DNA window shown above is from Alphaproteobacteria bacterium and carries:
- a CDS encoding threonine dehydratase — its product is MAQFTLTELDAAATLLHRAIPPTPQYHWPLLSARAGAEIWVKHENHTPVGAFKVRGGILHMADLAAAKPGLPGVISATRGNHGQSIAFGAARAGLKATIVVPHGNSVEKNAAMRALGAELVEHGHDFQAALEHARELASSRGLHFVGSFLPDLVRGVSTYALEFFRAAPALDRVYVPIGLGSGICGVIAARDALGLKTEVIGVVAENAPAYALSFEAHKSVSTNTADTLADGMACRVPVDGALEIIWKGAARIVRVSEAQIEAAMRAYFSDTHNVAEGAGAAGLAAALAEKPINAGKRIGLILSGGNVDRAMFARILSQKDEA
- a CDS encoding alanyl-tRNA editing protein, yielding MTRELFREDSYLKSCRARVVAAGPEGVVLDQTVFYPMGGGQPGDTGTLIFDDGQRLAVTDTRKGEAGIVHLLAPGSEAPAVGSELTAEIDWDRRHRHMRMHTSLHLLCAVIPAGVTGGQIGAERSRLDFDPGEVVFDKDKIEAEINRLIGEDHHVAPRWIDEAELDAKPDLVRTMSVKPPRGAGKIRLLDIANVDLQPCGGTHVARTGEIGRVAVEKIESKGKRNRRVVLALHD
- a CDS encoding pentapeptide repeat-containing protein yields the protein MIPAETLKTILVGHSAFLFGKQGGKRADMRGLDLLGLKLNGVNLSAALLGDARVAECELIGCDLSDADAFCADFGTATMVGCDLRRFDGRGSNFANAKLSACDLRNADFRPGKSVKMSSDPERKSTFDGATFDGVDMGKAKLDNASFDNASFASSSFVDAEMNGASFAGADLTGCDLSGARLANANFRGAALCGTRMAGCDLRGATLTGANVAGASFDGSNMDQAKMPMPAEGTVPPDSLKVMVRNHADWMRSGGRVGARAAFAGLGLQGADLVGADLSGAAFDGADLSGASLMGARLVLATFIKVRLDGAILDNADLSGAVLMGASLRGAKLRKAILFPADIIGKDGKPSGRKIATNLTDCDLRAADFSGADLRFARLLNAKTTAAKFAGAKLDQAELPPGTKT